A genomic region of Sylvia atricapilla isolate bSylAtr1 chromosome 19, bSylAtr1.pri, whole genome shotgun sequence contains the following coding sequences:
- the ZBTB26 gene encoding zinc finger and BTB domain-containing protein 26, giving the protein MSERSDILHFKFDNYGDSMLQKMNKLREENKFCDVVVHIDDVEVHGHKIVFAAGSPFLRDQFLLNDSRDVKISILQSSEVGRQLLLSCYSGTLEFPEMELVNYLTAASFLQMSHIVERCTQALWKFIKPKQPLESKECEQQSDSSELKEHQGDDDSLQQDSPCIQPSEDSMDMEDSDIQIIKVESIGEVTEVRNKKDQNQFISSEQTALHSSEPQHFLINSTVENRASEIEQNHLHNYALSYAGSDNIILASKDMFGPNNRGIDKGLQWHHQCPKCTRVFRHLENYANHLKMHKLFMCLLCGKTFTQKGNLHRHMRVHAGIKPFQCKICGKTFSQKCSLQDHLNLHSGDKPHKCNYCDMVFAHKPVLRKHLKQLHGKNSFDNANERNVQDITVDFDSFTCSAATDSKVCQQADASQVLDAGKLPQAVLSLRNDSTCVN; this is encoded by the coding sequence ATGTCAGAAAGATCAGATATTCTTCATTTCAAGTTTGACAACTATGGAGATTCaatgttacagaaaatgaacaaactgagggaagaaaacaaattttgtgATGTCGTGGTCCATATAGATGACGTCGAAGTTCACGGGCATAAGATTGTCTTTGCTGCTGGCTCTCCTTTTTTGAGAGATCAGTTCTTACTGAACGACTCCAGAGATGTAAAAATCTCGATCCTGCAGAGTTCGGAAGTGGGGAGGCAGCTGCTTCTCTCCTGTTACAGCGGCACTCTGGAGTTCCCTGAAATGGAGCTGGTGAACTACCTGACTGCTGCCAGCTTTCTGCAGATGAGCCACATCGTGGAACGGTGCACTCAGGCCCTGTGGAAGTTCATCAAGCCCAAGCAGCCGCTGGAGAGCAAAGAGTGTGAGCAGCAAAGCGACTCTTCTGAGCTGAAGGAACATCAGGGAGACGATGACTCTCTGCAGCAAGACTCGCCTTGCATTCAGCCTTCAGAAGACAGCATGGACATGGAGGATAGTGATATTCAGATCATCAAGGTGGAGTCCATTGGGGAGGTAACAGAAGTTAGGAATAAGAAGGATCAGAACCAGTTTATTTCCTCTGAACAAACTGCACTGCATTCCTCAGAGCCTCAACACTTTCTTATCAACTCCACTGTTGAGAACAGAGCAAGTGAAATAGAGCAAAACCACCTCCACAACTATGCCCTTTCATATGCTGGCAGCGATAACATCATTCTGGCCTCTAAAGATATGTTTGGGCCTAACAACCGAGGGATAGACAAAGGCCTCCAGTGGCACCATCAGTGTCCAAAGTGCACGAGAGTATTCCGGCATCTGGAAAACTATGCTAACCACTTAAAGATGCATAAACTATTTATGTGTCTGCTCTGTGGCAAGACGTTCACTCAGAAGGGCAATCTCCACCGGCACATGAGAGTGCACGCAGGCATCAAACCATTCCAATGTAAGATCTGTGGGAAAACGTTCTCTCAGAAATGTTCCCTACAGGACCACCTCAACCTGCACAGTGGGGATAAGCCCCACAAGTGTAACTACTGTGACATGGTCTTTGCTCATAAGCCCGTTCTGAGGAAACATCTGAAACAGCTGCACGGTAAAAATAGCTTTGACAATGCCAATGAAAGAAACGTGCAAGACATAACGGTGGACTTCGATTCATTCACGTGTAGCGCTGCTACAGACAGTAAGGTCTGTCAGCAGGCT